The Sorangiineae bacterium MSr11367 genome window below encodes:
- a CDS encoding deoxynucleoside kinase, whose amino-acid sequence MKRYIAVAGTIGAGKTSLVAWLVKRYGLTAFYEPNEANPYLADFYRDMKRWAFQSQAFFLAHKLELHQELERCPSPAVIDRTIYEDAEIFAHSLHAQGNIDTRDWEVYQRLYRGILRALRPPDVLIALTCSLPATKKRIARRGREMEKEIPTAYLRGLHKLYERWFDTYNLSPIVRIDTTKLDYVEDLVDLIDLTQTLDRALL is encoded by the coding sequence ATGAAACGATACATTGCGGTGGCAGGAACGATTGGCGCGGGAAAGACCTCGCTCGTGGCGTGGCTGGTGAAGCGCTACGGCCTCACGGCTTTTTACGAGCCGAACGAGGCCAACCCGTACCTCGCTGATTTTTACCGCGACATGAAGCGGTGGGCATTTCAGTCGCAGGCGTTTTTTCTCGCGCACAAACTCGAGCTGCATCAGGAGCTCGAGCGCTGCCCCTCGCCCGCGGTCATCGATCGGACCATTTACGAGGACGCGGAGATTTTCGCGCACAGCCTGCACGCGCAAGGAAACATCGATACCCGCGATTGGGAGGTCTACCAGCGCCTGTACCGCGGCATCCTGCGCGCCTTGCGGCCACCGGACGTGCTCATCGCGCTCACGTGTTCCCTCCCCGCGACGAAGAAGCGCATCGCCCGCCGCGGACGCGAAATGGAAAAAGAGATCCCCACCGCGTACCTGCGCGGGCTGCACAAGCTGTACGAGCGCTGGTTCGACACGTACAACTTGTCCCCCATCGTGCGCATCGACACGACGAAGCTCGACTACGTGGAAGATCTGGTCGACCTCATCGACCTGACGCAGACCTTGGACAGGGCCCTTCTCTAA
- a CDS encoding LysR family transcriptional regulator, producing the protein MDLTGIMVFVRVVQAGSIRGAAAILGMPKSTVSRKVAELEERLEARLLQRTTRKLGLTDVGRIYYDHCVRIVSDLEDAEQAVRRQQATPRGLLRVTAPANATFLAPIVSDYLKRYPKVRLELNSTARMVDLIEERYDLGIRTGPLPDSSLIARSLGSVTWTVVATPAYLKKHGRPRSPDDLKDHECLLFGGLPGLRLQSGRHGVREIVVPARLVVTEMKVLYHATISGLGIALLPAFLCVDDLRAKRLARVLPDWAPPSTPVHIVYPSTRHLSPTLTSFIEHLQEQLTPAPWGFTPPAEAL; encoded by the coding sequence ATGGACCTCACGGGAATCATGGTGTTCGTGCGGGTGGTGCAGGCCGGCAGCATCCGAGGGGCCGCGGCGATCCTCGGGATGCCGAAGTCGACGGTCAGCCGCAAGGTCGCCGAGCTGGAGGAGCGGCTCGAAGCGCGCTTGCTGCAACGAACGACGCGCAAGCTTGGCCTCACGGACGTCGGCCGCATCTACTACGACCACTGCGTGCGCATCGTGAGCGATCTCGAAGACGCCGAGCAAGCCGTGCGCCGGCAGCAAGCCACTCCGCGCGGGCTGCTGCGTGTGACGGCTCCTGCCAACGCGACCTTCTTGGCGCCGATCGTCAGCGATTACCTCAAACGGTACCCGAAGGTCCGGCTCGAGCTGAACTCCACGGCGCGCATGGTGGATCTCATCGAGGAGCGCTACGACCTTGGCATCCGCACCGGCCCGCTCCCAGACTCATCGCTCATCGCGCGGAGCCTCGGCAGCGTCACGTGGACCGTCGTCGCCACCCCCGCGTACCTAAAGAAGCATGGCCGGCCGCGCTCACCCGACGACCTGAAGGATCACGAGTGCCTCCTCTTCGGAGGTTTGCCCGGTCTTCGCTTGCAGAGCGGCCGTCACGGCGTGCGCGAGATCGTCGTCCCCGCACGGCTCGTGGTCACCGAAATGAAGGTGCTCTATCACGCGACGATCTCCGGCCTGGGCATCGCGCTCTTGCCCGCGTTCCTATGCGTCGACGATCTGCGGGCCAAGCGACTCGCGCGCGTCTTGCCGGATTGGGCGCCTCCATCGACGCCGGTGCACATCGTCTACCCGAGCACACGCCACCTCTCGCCCACGCTGACGAGTTTCATCGAGCACCTCCAGGAGCAGCTCACGCCGGCACCCTGGGGCTTCACCCCACCGGCGGAAGCACTTTAG
- a CDS encoding RNA polymerase sigma factor — protein MSPRVDPSVPSRVAELHLRAAELHPVVRAVVAAVLRQGQGHPDVEDCANEALRRALEGTARLRDGEPLRPWVIGIARHVALDVLRARKRARTVQDARDFSDGAEDLPALVERVPDSKPDPLERMESARRQDMVRKAIAGLNENTRTALAKFHLEGKSYQEISAEMQVPLGTVATWVTRGRKAMAELLDEQARQS, from the coding sequence ATGTCCCCGCGCGTCGACCCATCCGTGCCGTCGCGCGTCGCCGAGTTGCATCTCCGGGCGGCGGAGCTCCACCCTGTCGTCCGCGCGGTCGTCGCCGCGGTACTGCGTCAAGGACAAGGCCATCCCGATGTCGAAGATTGCGCAAACGAAGCCCTTCGTCGTGCCCTCGAAGGTACGGCCCGCCTGCGCGACGGCGAGCCGCTTCGCCCTTGGGTCATCGGGATTGCCCGCCACGTCGCCCTCGACGTCCTCCGCGCCCGCAAGCGAGCGCGAACCGTGCAAGATGCACGTGATTTCTCCGACGGGGCCGAGGATCTGCCCGCCTTGGTCGAGCGCGTTCCCGACTCCAAGCCCGATCCGCTCGAGCGGATGGAAAGTGCGCGGCGCCAAGACATGGTGCGCAAGGCCATCGCAGGCCTCAACGAAAACACCCGCACCGCCCTCGCCAAATTCCACCTCGAAGGAAAAAGCTACCAGGAAATCTCGGCTGAAATGCAGGTTCCACTCGGTACCGTGGCAACCTGGGTTACACGCGGACGCAAGGCGATGGCCGAGCTCCTCGACGAGCAAGCGAGGCAATCATGA
- a CDS encoding pyridoxal phosphate-dependent aminotransferase: MADDANRDKSENRNGSGPSAPGAFRTVPRTGVIYVTTEASKLGFSSANTDWCNLGQGQPETGELPGAPPRVHNVSIDVDDQEYAPVAGITELREAIAALYNQLYRRGMPSQYTAENVCVSGGGRAALTRAAASLASINLGHFLPDYTAYEELLDIFKAFTAIPILLEGERGYAFSTEELRREIMGRGLGAILLSNPCNPTGKHVEGEELSRWVSVARELDCTLLLDEFYSHYVYRTRRGALPVESAARYVEDVNRDPILLFDGLTKNWRYPGWRVTWTVGPKKVIDALSSAGSFLDGGGSKPLQRAAIPLLAEDHVVKETLAIQAAFRDKRDRLHSRLERIGVRFERAPEGTFYLWGDVSALPPPLNDGMGLFRAALDKKVIVVPGEFFDVNPGKRRGGRASRFRHYVRFSFGPSAATLDTALDRLTALVEGL, encoded by the coding sequence ATGGCCGACGACGCGAACCGTGACAAAAGCGAAAATCGGAATGGCTCGGGCCCGAGCGCGCCGGGAGCCTTCCGCACCGTGCCGCGAACCGGTGTCATCTACGTCACGACCGAGGCGAGCAAGCTCGGATTTTCCTCGGCGAACACCGACTGGTGCAACCTCGGTCAGGGACAGCCGGAGACGGGGGAACTCCCCGGCGCACCGCCGCGCGTGCACAACGTCTCCATCGACGTGGACGATCAAGAGTACGCGCCCGTCGCCGGCATCACCGAGCTGCGCGAGGCAATTGCTGCATTGTACAATCAATTGTACCGGCGCGGTATGCCTTCGCAGTACACGGCGGAGAACGTCTGCGTTTCGGGCGGTGGCCGCGCAGCACTCACGCGGGCCGCGGCGAGCCTCGCGTCGATCAACCTGGGGCACTTCCTCCCGGATTACACGGCGTACGAAGAGCTGCTCGACATCTTCAAGGCCTTCACGGCCATCCCGATTCTGCTCGAGGGCGAGCGCGGCTACGCCTTCTCGACGGAGGAGCTGCGCCGTGAAATCATGGGGCGCGGTCTCGGCGCCATCCTGCTCTCCAATCCGTGCAACCCCACGGGCAAGCACGTCGAGGGCGAAGAGCTCTCGCGCTGGGTCTCCGTCGCGCGCGAGCTCGATTGCACCTTGTTGCTGGACGAGTTCTATTCGCACTACGTCTACCGCACCCGCCGCGGGGCACTGCCGGTGGAAAGCGCCGCGCGCTACGTGGAGGACGTGAACCGCGATCCCATTCTGCTCTTCGACGGCCTCACGAAGAACTGGCGCTACCCCGGCTGGCGCGTCACCTGGACCGTCGGTCCGAAGAAGGTCATCGATGCGCTCAGCAGCGCCGGCTCGTTCCTCGACGGCGGCGGTTCGAAGCCGCTGCAGCGCGCGGCCATCCCGCTCTTGGCCGAGGATCACGTGGTGAAGGAGACCTTGGCCATCCAGGCCGCCTTCCGCGACAAGCGCGATCGCCTGCACTCGCGCCTCGAGCGCATCGGCGTCCGCTTCGAGCGTGCACCCGAGGGCACCTTCTACCTCTGGGGCGACGTCAGCGCGCTCCCGCCTCCCCTGAACGACGGCATGGGCCTCTTCCGCGCAGCCTTGGACAAGAAGGTCATCGTGGTGCCGGGCGAGTTCTTCGACGTGAACCCCGGCAAACGCCGCGGCGGCCGCGCCTCACGCTTCCGCCACTACGTTCGCTTCTCCTTCGGTCCCTCCGCCGCCACCCTCGACACCGCCCTCGACCGTTTAACCGCGCTCGTCGAGGGACTCTAG
- the dinB gene encoding DNA polymerase IV: MDAFYASVEIRDDPRLAGKPVLVGGSKRRGVVLAASYEARKFGPRSAMSMAEAMRLCPQALVVPPRHERYAEVSRSVFAIFERYTPLVEGLSVDEAFLDVTESRSLFGDGETIARAIKRDVKAELGLTASAGVAPSKFVAKVASDLRKPDGLVVVPDGGVAAFLAPLPIERMWGVGPKTAPRLRALGLNTLGDLASADPRALDSMLGSWGRHVHDLARGIDARDVEPDRAAKSVGHEETYEEDLVTAAAIERTLLRHASRVAQRLLEASLAGNVVVVKLKYADFTLRTRRISLPEPVSDTTSIFTAARGLLREFDPGPVRLTGVSLSGLVDTASDGGGAQRKLFEDEQDVRREQFQRVEEVVRAIGQRFGEGVTRAALLDQDEKLARGRKTR, from the coding sequence ATGGACGCATTTTATGCTTCCGTCGAGATACGTGACGACCCGCGGCTGGCCGGCAAGCCGGTGCTGGTGGGAGGCTCCAAGCGGCGCGGCGTGGTGCTCGCGGCGTCCTACGAAGCCCGCAAATTCGGACCGCGGTCGGCCATGTCCATGGCAGAGGCCATGCGCCTCTGCCCGCAAGCCCTCGTCGTTCCGCCCCGGCACGAACGCTACGCCGAAGTGAGCCGCAGTGTGTTCGCGATTTTCGAGCGCTACACGCCGCTGGTGGAAGGGCTCAGCGTCGACGAAGCCTTTCTCGACGTGACGGAGAGCCGCTCCTTGTTCGGCGATGGCGAAACCATCGCGCGGGCCATCAAGCGCGACGTCAAAGCCGAGCTGGGGCTCACCGCCTCCGCGGGGGTGGCGCCGTCCAAGTTCGTGGCCAAGGTCGCCAGCGATCTGCGCAAGCCCGACGGCCTCGTCGTGGTGCCTGATGGCGGCGTGGCTGCGTTCCTCGCACCGCTGCCGATCGAGCGGATGTGGGGCGTCGGGCCGAAGACCGCACCGCGGCTGCGCGCGCTAGGCCTGAACACCTTGGGCGATCTCGCCTCCGCCGATCCTCGCGCGCTCGATTCCATGTTGGGAAGCTGGGGCCGGCACGTGCACGATCTCGCGCGCGGCATCGATGCGCGCGACGTCGAACCGGATCGCGCGGCGAAGTCCGTGGGCCACGAGGAGACGTACGAGGAAGATCTGGTCACGGCGGCGGCCATCGAGCGAACGCTGTTGCGACATGCCTCGCGTGTGGCGCAGCGTCTTCTCGAGGCGAGCCTCGCCGGGAACGTCGTGGTCGTGAAATTGAAGTACGCGGACTTCACCCTGCGCACACGTCGGATCTCCCTGCCGGAGCCGGTGTCCGATACGACCAGTATTTTTACAGCGGCGCGGGGCCTTCTGCGCGAGTTCGATCCCGGGCCGGTGCGGCTCACGGGCGTGTCGTTGTCCGGTCTGGTCGACACGGCGTCGGACGGCGGGGGAGCGCAACGCAAGCTGTTCGAGGACGAGCAAGACGTCCGACGTGAGCAATTTCAGCGCGTCGAAGAGGTGGTGCGGGCCATCGGCCAACGCTTTGGCGAGGGCGTCACACGTGCGGCGCTCTTGGACCAAGACGAGAAGTTGGCCCGGGGTCGAAAAACCCGCTAG
- a CDS encoding NmrA/HSCARG family protein yields the protein MSENVISVLGGTGAQGGGVVDALLAAGSYKVRVATRNPSSDAANALRARGVEVVKADMLEPSSLKGLYEGAHGAFVVSNFWDPVQGEREEELAVRAVNIARSAGVKHLVWSTLPDVKTISGGRFEVKHFTLKARVDAVVRSAGFDRHTFVEAPFYFQNLLKPLAPQPLPDGGRGWAVPMDPAARVIHAGDITDLGRTVAAAFGAGDALANGSYLAVCGGTYSWDDFVATFRALGHDVRVVRVAPEVYDGFFPNAKEAREMFQYFEAYSYFGPEAAANIAAAKALVPSGFATFSDWARKNIND from the coding sequence ATGAGCGAAAACGTGATCAGCGTGCTCGGAGGTACCGGTGCGCAAGGTGGTGGCGTCGTCGATGCGCTGCTGGCAGCGGGCAGCTACAAAGTCAGGGTGGCAACCCGCAACCCGTCCAGCGATGCTGCGAATGCGCTGAGGGCTCGCGGTGTCGAGGTCGTGAAGGCCGACATGCTCGAGCCATCGAGTCTGAAAGGTCTCTATGAAGGCGCGCATGGTGCGTTCGTGGTGAGCAACTTCTGGGATCCCGTTCAGGGCGAGCGCGAGGAGGAGCTCGCAGTCCGTGCCGTGAACATCGCCCGATCCGCTGGGGTGAAACACCTCGTCTGGTCGACGCTGCCCGACGTGAAGACGATCTCGGGCGGGCGCTTCGAGGTGAAACACTTCACCCTGAAGGCGCGCGTGGATGCCGTGGTGCGGTCTGCCGGCTTCGACCGGCACACGTTCGTCGAGGCGCCGTTCTACTTCCAGAATCTTCTGAAACCACTCGCACCGCAGCCGCTGCCGGACGGTGGGCGCGGTTGGGCGGTTCCAATGGATCCTGCGGCGCGCGTCATCCACGCGGGGGACATCACCGACCTTGGTCGCACGGTCGCTGCCGCATTCGGCGCTGGAGACGCGCTGGCGAACGGTAGCTACCTCGCGGTGTGCGGCGGTACGTACTCATGGGACGATTTCGTCGCGACGTTCCGTGCGCTCGGACACGACGTTCGCGTCGTAAGGGTTGCGCCGGAGGTTTATGACGGTTTCTTCCCCAACGCGAAGGAGGCGCGCGAGATGTTTCAGTACTTCGAGGCGTATAGCTATTTCGGTCCCGAAGCGGCGGCGAACATCGCCGCCGCCAAGGCTCTCGTTCCCAGCGGCTTCGCGACCTTTTCCGACTGGGCGCGCAAGAACATCAACGACTGA